TCCTGCTTCAACAGCGGCGCAGCAATCTCGGAATGCAGCCTCGCTTTCTCCTCTTGAATTCTGAGTCGATTCTCCTCATCCAGCTTGGCAATAGACCTCTGCACTGCTTCGAAGATCAGCTCAATGCCTTCTGTCTTCAGAATATAATTGTCCACATTCTTGCGCAGCGCTTCATGGACATAATCGAATTCACTATATCCAGTGAGAAGGATAGAACGGCAATGCGGCCAGTAATAATTAATTTCATCGACGAGTTGTAGTCCACTCATCTGCGGCATTCGGATGTCGCTGACCAGAATATCCAGCTTCATTTTTTTGGCCATTTCAAGAGCCTCTTTGGCGGAATAAGCTTTACACACTTCGAGCTCAAATTCGGTATTGTCCTGGAACAGAAGAACCAGCCCATTCACAATGACAGGCTCATCATCAACAATCAACAATCTGTACATGATCTCAATCCTCCTCTTCTTCAACCACAATGATCAGATCTACTCTTAGGCCGCCATAAGCGCTGCGCGAGACGAACAGCCCGCTGCCCTTTCCGTATTTAAGCTGTAGCCGATTGTTCACATTAATAAGTCCGGTCTTCTCCATATATTTCGACTTGGTGGCCAGCTTGTCACGCATCTGCTCGATCATCGACCCAGTCACAAGCTTTCCGTTGTCCTCCACAGTAACGCGCAGCCTGCCGTCCGCATATTCCGTCCCCATATAGATCACACCCTCCATCGTCCCATCCTCAAAGGCATGCTCGAACACATTCTCTACAATGGGTTGAATAATAAGCCTGGGCACCGAGATCGATGGTGGTATATCCTTCACATCGCTATATTCGAAGGTGATCCGATTCGAGAAGCGAATGCACTGAATCTCGCAATAATCAAGCGCATGCTGATATTCCTTGTAGAAGGGGACCTCATCCGACCCACTTCTCGTAATATATTGATAATAAGTACCCAGCTTCTGAGAAAGCTCAGCGGCACTTTCGGCGTCTCCTACCTTGCACATCATATATATGTTAAAAAAGCTATTGTACAAAAAATGCGGATTGATCTGCGATTGGAGCTGCTTTAGCTGTGAATGCTGCAAGGCGATTTTCTGCTCATAATTTTCTCGAATCGAATTTTTCAGCTTAAGCGCCATATTGTTGAAGCTGCTGAATACGTAATGGAACTCATCATTGGTTCGCGATTCAATCATAATGTTCAAATTGTCGGCCTCAAGCATCCGGAACGCCTTGACCAGACGCGATAAAGGACGGTGAATCATTAAATTGACCGAGAAAGCGTACAGCACCATGATCACAATAGCAATAATGAACAATAAATAGGACCAGGTCGTAAACTGATTCAACGGACGGGTAATTTCATTCTGATTGACGTACATGATCAATGATAAATTCAGCGCGCTAACATCGTTATGGATAATAAAATAATTAACGCCATGAACCTTCTTCATTTCAGAGGTGCTTTGTTCCTGGAGACTCTGCTCAGAGATTTGTCCGAGAATCATGTTCGATTCCTGCACCTCCTTCGAGGTCGTCAGGACGGTGCCTAATTCCTTGCTGCCCAGCAGTACCTCTGATTCCTGATATAAATTGGAAATTTGCTCTAACGCTTCAAGTAGCTTGGGCCTGGAAATCTCGATATAAGACCATATTCCGTCGTTGTTCTCGCTCTCAATCAGGAAGATCCGATTTCCGCTCTGATAGAACGAAGGCTTCGGCTTCACGGATACAAGCGAAGCAACCAGGCTCATCTCAGGATTCGGTGCATTCGTTACTCCGGACATCATCGAAATGGTCTTACCAACCGCTTCGACATAGACGCCGGCATTCACGATATAATCGCTGAAGGCAGTCAACGCCATTTGTCTATCCCTTACCTGCTCAATCAGCTCCACTTCCTCGTAATTCTCCAGCATACTGCCGCGGAAGCTGAGCTTCTGCAAATCCTTGTCATTTAACAGTTGAAGCTGTAAATTTCGGATGAAATACATCTCTTTATCAAGCTGCTTGGAGTAGAAGGTAGCACCGGCTAGAGAAGAGCTCAGTATTGCATTTTTACTGATCGACATTCCTTTGTAATTGAACCAGATATTCATCGTAATGAGCGGCAGCAATAACAAAATAAATATAGCGATAACTTTCTGATATACGAACCACTTCGATTTCTTTCTAGCGATCCTAAGCTTCATCGCATTACCCCCGTTGCTGTATGATGGATGGTTGTCTTGTGGGCGCGCCGGCTAACAAAAAAAGAACCATCCCTGCGGGAGATTCCTTTCTTGTTCTTACCACTAGAAAGAGTACGGCTTCAGGATTTATTCCGAGATCGGAGGCAATTCAGAACCGCAACTTATGGAGCTCCGGGTGGCTACCGCCGATGGTACAGCTCCAGCTCATTCATCGCGAAGTTGCCCCATTTCAGAGTTGCCGCTTGGATATTAAGCCGTAGTTAATGATATCTTGCTGAAGGCAGCCGATCATATATACTATTTTCGACTACTGTTACTAAAATTGTAGACCTGCCCGCAGAGGCAAACAATTTAAAAACCTTTACCTGGACTTGCAATATTTTTACTTGTTTGCATTCGAAGCCCTCTAAGTTCACATTCAGAAAGTTCAATTGAATTTCCTCTATAGAGCTTCTCTTTCTCTTTGTCCGTCTGGGGGCTGCTGTCTAAGCTGCTGCGGAGAGACATCGTATACTTTTCTGAACATTTTGGAGAAGTAGGAGAAATTATAATAGCCCAAGGTCTTGGCGATATCCGAGATTGGCAACGTTGAAGTCGTGATCAGGTCCTTGGCCAAGGACATACGTGTATTCAAAATATAATCCGTGATCGATTCCCCTATCTCCCGCTTGAACAATCGCGACAAGTAGGCCGGATTCAAGTGCACGTAGCTGGCAAGCTGCTCTCTAGTAATCGGCTCACTCAAATGCTCGGTAATATAATATTGAATCCGCCGAATGACCGAATGATTCTGGTGCAGCTCATTATGGATGATTCCAGCCACCTGGAGTGCCTCTTCTTCCAGCTGCGGAAGACTGCGAGGCTGATCATTCAGCAGCAGCCCATCCCGGCCCTTCAATAGCTCAATGGCATTCAGTCCATTCTTATGCAAAACATAGTGCGCCATCTGCATAAATTCATTGCGGAAGGCCTCCAGCTCAGCCATAGATAGACGTTGGAACTGTGCCATCTCCGATACTCTAATTCGGATTTCCTCCTGCAACTCCTCCAGCTTGCCCTGCTCCAGCAGAATCGTCCACGTTGATATCCGTGGGATCATGGATTGGATGGAAGGAGTGCAATGCGAAGCCAGCATGTAGACCTGATTGGATCTATTCACATTGTTGTACTCGATCTCCAGAAGCTGTTTGCAAATGTCCGCAATTTCATACAAGCTAACGTTCCTGCCAATATAACAGGATATATTACAGTCGAAATATTCAAGGCAGCTCTGAATATATTTCTCACATCGCACATGCAATCCGGAAGGATCGTTCATCTCTTCCTGATCCCCCATCATGATGACGATGTTAACCCCCTGCTTGGTCTGGATTACCTCCCCTCTACCACTCATAAGCAGCACCTCAGCAGCACCTTTGCGAATCGCATACTCAATAATTTCCTCATCCCGCGTAGTGAACTCGCGCAGCCAAGATTCCACGCTGACAAGCACAGGCAGGAAGACGAACTGCTCCAGCCCTGATAACTGATGCTTCTCCAAAATGCCCGCGATATTATTCGGAGAGCATACAATCCTGCCCGTGAACAGGTCATTCCAGAATTTATCGGTAATCAGAGGCTTCTGTCTACGCCACATCTCATAATAAGGCTTATACTGCTCCCGCAATCTGTGTAATTCCCGTTCCTGCAAAATAGACTCTAGCGCCCGATTGATCGTGTCCTGAAGCACATCGAATTCAATCGGCTTCAGCAAATAATCGAACCCATCCAACTGGATCGCTCTCTTCATGAAGTTGAAGGCGGAGTGGGCGGTAAGGAAGATCGTCTCTGTCTCAGGAGAGATCTCATTCACTTTCTCCAATAGCTCAATTCCCGTCCCCTTGGGCATTTCGATATCGCAGATCATGACGTCGATTGACGTCTGCTCGAACACTTTCAACGCATCCCGCATATTATAGGCCTCGTATACCTCGGACACCTGCAGCCTTTCCCAATTCACACCACTGCGAATCCCCATTACCGCATAGATCTCGTCGTCTACTATCAAAGCCTTAAACATGCTTCTCCCCCATTCTGATCAATAAGATGTAAATTGTTCAACAGTTCGAAATGGAAGTACAATTTGAATTCGCGCCCCCGAGGCATTATCGAACTCCAGCCGGGCACCGTCTCCGAACAGATGCTTAATCCGGTACTGTACATTGGAAATACCGAGGTGCTCTCCGTTCTGATGCTCCAGATAGCTACCGGGCCCTAGCTTCTCCAGCATATCCTCTGGAAATCCATTGCCATTGTCCATGATCACGATACGCACCCTCTCCTGTTCTATTAAGCCAATAGCGATATAGATATGGAATGGGTGATCCATGAAGTCAAAGCCATGCTTAATAGCATTTTCAATGAACGGTTGAATCAACAGCGGTGGAATCGCAGCTTCTTCCGCACCGCTTTCCATCTGAATCTCATAGGTAATGCGTTCTGGAAAGCGAACCTGCTGAATTTTAATATAGCTCTCCATATGCTCCATTTCTTCTCGGATGGTGACAGCGACCTGATTCGTCCTCGTCGTGAAGCGGAAATATTTGACTAGATTCATACACATCAGCTGTATGACGTTATAATTTTTAATCTCGGCCAAGTTATAAATAATGTTGATCGTGTTCAGGAGGAAATGAGGATTAATTTGCAACTGCAAATGCTTGAGCTCAGCTTTATGTGCTTTAATCTGCTCCTCATATACACTGCTCGTCAATTCATGGATTTCAGCAGCCATGCTGTTAAAGGTCTCGTTAATAATCGCAAACTCCTTGGCTTTAGAGGATTGAAGCCGGATATTCCAATCCCCATACTTGATTCGACGCATCCCATGAACGAGGTTGTTCATTGGCTTAAGAATGATATCGTTCAAATAGACCAAATAAATGACCAGAATGAATAGCGCACCTACGGAAATAAGAATAATGCCGCGGCGAAAATTGTTCAGATCCTTCAACATCTGCTCTTCGGGCACAAAGACACTGAGAATAACATCCGTACCCTGCACCGGGTTCGTAACGGCAATGTATTTAAGGCCATCCTGCTTCACTACTTGATACCCTCCGTTGGTCCCCGAGTCCAGTGAAACGGAATGGGTCGGGTCGATAATACCCGCATTTGTGATCATCTGTCCCTGATTGTTGAGGAAACCGGCAAAACCTTCCTTCGAGTGAATGATATCGAGCGGAATCACCAGGTTCTCCAATTCGATAAAGGCTCCGAGATAGAAATCATCCCCTGTATTCACCAGACGAATTAGAGCATACTTTCCCTTGCTGTATTCAACCGCCTTCCATTCCCGAAAAAAATCGCTATTCGGCTCGATGCTCTTGACTATTCTCTCGATGGTCGTCTTGATCGCACTCAACCGTTCATAGGACGACTCCCTAATCGGCGTAGTGAAGAGATCTCGATTCCGCAACGAATAGATGAACTGTAGATCGACGCTATTATCAAACCGATGATACTTGCTAAAAGTACTCAGAATCCGGGCCTTGGCCAGATAATAGTCATTCGGGTCATTCAGCAGCTGCGGCAACGCGGCGAGATTCGGATCTTCTACGGCAACGTTATAGAGAAAATTTGTCTCTTTGTTCAATGCCGCCTCGATTTGTTGTGAATACAGGATCATTGAATTTTTGTTGGATTCGGCGACCTGCTCGCGGATCGTATTCGAAGCGTAATAATTGTTATAGAGCATGAGTCCAACTAAAGGAACTGTAATTACTATGAAACCGATGATCAGCTTGAATCGAAGCGACTGCTTAATATTCGACCTCATGAACATGCTTATCTACCCCGGATCATGCAAGATTAGTATGAACCCTCTAACATTCACAGCGACCCATCTTAAATGTTCAAGGCCCATCTACACCGAGTATAAATTCCGGTAGGACAAAAAGGAATCCCTAGTTAGGACTACTCTCGTCCCGGTTCAGAATTCCTTTATAGAGGTTGTTCAAAAGTTCGCCTTCCACTACTATCTATTTCTGTGTTGCAGCCCATTCAGCCAACTGCTTATCGACCTCAGCCTTTACTCTGTCAAAGCCAGCTGACTTGCGTTTCGCCTTCCACTTCTCGATCAGCTGCTCCGGCTCCACTGCTCCAGATCGCAAGGTATCTTCGAATTCCTTCTTTACATTCTCAATTGATGCCATTTCCGATTTAACTGGCTCCTGGTCAAAGGAGAAGCCTAGCGCAATGGAACGCTCCGATCTGTCATTGAACTTCTGGAATTCCTCCCATTTACCCGGATCTTCGTTCACCCATAGATAAGAATTGAACTGATTGCCGAACATCCAACCGCCTGGGTTAGGATAACCCTCTGTATCGGCATTAACACCCTCTGGATAATCGATAACATTGTCACTGACTTTCACATAATGCTTGCCTTCAATGCCCCAATCGAGCATATTCAACAGCACCGGATCCGTATAGAGCATGTTCAGGAACATCATCGCCCTTGCCGGGTCTTTCGAAGTCCGAGAAATACCAAGCATCGCGCCTTGGGCGTCCCCCGTTGTCGTGAATGGCTCCGCCGTCTCAACCTGAACCAGCTCCACGCCAGCGTTGATGCTCATCTCCTTGTCCTTACCGGGCTTCAACGATTGAGCAACGGCGAAGGCCTTCCCTGCTTTGATCATATTCATGCCCTGATCTGAATCCGAAGTCAGAATATCCTTGTCAAACCAGCCATTCTGACTCCATTGATGCATCCGTTTGTAGAAGTCAATGAATTTAGGGTCTTCCAGCGTATCAATCGCCTTAATCTCGGTGCTTCCCCGGGGGATACTCAAATTTGCCACGATCCCATCATAGTTGGCTGCTTCCCAAATATTCGTAAATTTTCTTGATACGATAGGAATTACGCCCGGCTCCTTCTCTTTAATCGTCTGGAACATTACCTCCATATCTTCAAGAGACTTCACACCATTAATATCAAATCCATATTTATCTTCTAATTTCTTGTCCAGCAGGAAGCCGAAGCCTTGACCGAATTCCTTCTTGGTAGGAAGGGCGTAAAGCTTACCGGAGATTCTTGCTCCTTTGATAAAGTCATCGCCAAGAACGCCAGGGATGTCTTTTCCATACTCAGCCATCAGGTCGTCCAGCTCCATATATTGCCCTTTGGCGACATCCTTCGCATACGAAAACCAGCTAGCTGTGAACATCAGGTCGAACGGTTCATTCGAGACCTTCATCAAGTTCGTCTTGTCGTCCCAGGACGCCCACTCGATCGGCTTCAGCTCAATCGTCGCATTAATCTTCTCTGTCAAATACTTGCTCATTTCGTCTTGGACAAGCTGCAGATCCTTAGCCGCTCCAGCCGGATAGACCATCGTGATTTTATACGGGCTGAGTGCGCTGGCTCCTTCTTTATTTCCCGCCTCTGTCTTATTGCCAGAAGTGTCCCCCGGATTGGCCGACTTGTTGGAATCCCCTTTGCCGCATCCCGTCAATACCAGTATTCCGCACAGCATAATCACGAACAGTAAATGAAATGCCTTCTTCATATTTGTGCTGTTCTCCTCTCAAATCATACTTGTACTAACCTAATCCCCCGGAATTCAGTAAATCTTATTCGTGGCGCTCAGCCCCACCTCCTTCAAGGAATGAACTCTATATTTCTGTCTTGTCTAACCTTTTACTGCACCAGACGTAATTCCGCTGATGTAATACTTCTGGAAGAACGGATAGGCAAACAATAACGGAGCCACCCCGACGATCGCTAGTGCCATTCGTACTGACTCTCGCGGCATCTTTGCCAGCAGCTCTCCAACCTGGGCTGAGCTATTGGACTTCATCAGCAGATATTGAATGTTAGTAAGCGTCTTCGTCATCAAGTATTGAATGTTGTACAGATCCGGCTTGTCGATAAATAGCATACAGTTATACCAATCATTCCAGTAAGCCAGCGTGTTGAAGAGTCCGATCGTCGCCATAATCGGCAAGGATAGCGGGACGACGATCTTGAAGAAGATCGTAATCTCACTTGCTCCATCAATCGTCGCTGATTCGATCACCGTCTCCGGGATAGTCGTGGAGAAGAAGCTTCTCATCAAGAGCACATTAAAGGCGCTTAATAGCAAATTCGGAATAATCATAGAGAAGATTGTATTCTTAATTCCGAGCATATTGACATAAGTAATGTACCAAGGTGCGAGTCCCCCACCGAACAGCATCGTGAAGAAGATGTAGAAGGATAGCGTCCGTCTGAATGGCAAGCTCGGCCGTGATAACGGATAGGCGAAGAGTGCCGTAATCAATAGGCTTACGACGGTACCTATAAGAGTAGCAATGATGGTAACTCCATACGCCCGGGCGATTTCAGAGAAATCATTGAACAAGAACTTATAAGCCTCGAAGCTGATCTCGTTGGGGAATAAGGAGAACCCCTTCTGCAAAATAGAATCCTCGCTTGAAATAGAGACCATGAATATGAGGATAAATGGTACCAATGATATGATCGTGAAGCACCAGAAGAACAGGTGAATCATCGTAGGGCCGATTCGTCTCGATATATTTAATTCTCTCACGTTGTTCTCTCCCTCCCCGCCCTAGAACAAGGCACTCTGTTTATTAATGCGTCTAACAGCGGCGTTGGCTATTAGAATTAAGAAGAAGCAGATTACAGATTGATAGAAGCCCGCTGCCGTAGACATTCCGATGTCTCCCGATTGGAGCATCGCGCGGTATACAAACGTATCGATGGTCTGTGTGGTCGGTATAAGCGCGCCGGTATTCATTGGCACTTGATAGAACAGACCGAAGTCTGAGCGAAGTATCGTGCTTACCGCGAGTAAGGTCATGGTGACGATGACCGGCATAATCAACGGTATCGTAATCCGGGTCATTTGCTTCCATTTGCTTGCCCCGTCGATCGTAGCCGCTTCGTAATATTCCTTGTCGATACCAATGATGGAAGCAAAATAAATAATCGATAAATATCCGGCGTTCTTCCAGGCGTTAACAATAACGAGAACGTAAGGCCAATATTTCGGTTCTCCGTACCATGAGATGCCATCCATACTGAACCACTTGAACAACAGTCTGTTCACCAGCCCGTTCTCTGCATTCAAGAAGCTGAATACGAGATACGCAACAACGACCATTGAAATGATATGCGGGAGCAAGAAAGTGCTCTGGTAGAAACGGCTGATCACTTTATCCTTGATCTCATTAATCAGGAGCGCGATCAGAACCGATAGGATGAGATTTAATAGAATGAAGACAGTATTATATAGAAGCGTATTTCGGGTAATGATATAAGCATCTTCCGTGTTGAACAGAAATTTGAAATTGTCCAGTCCGGACCAGGCGCTGCCCCAGATCCCATCCACATAGTTGTAATCTTTAAAGGCAAGGATAACGCCGTACATCGGAATATAGTTGTTGATGAACAAATAGATAATCCCCGGCACTGTCATTAGAAGCAGCCATTTATACTTTTTTACATCTCTTTTTAACCGTGATAGCTTACTCACGCTCCCACCCCTCCACGATGTTGTGTAAACCCTTACATTACCCATTCTAGAATTTCAGTCTAGACTCAACCACCATCTTGATGACTTTCTCATAACACGTTCGTGACTTCTTCTCATCAAGTCAAAAACAAGCGTATAACAAGTCAATAAAAGACATTGACAGTCCTATCCACGATCATTATGCTAAGGGCGTGATATCGCTTCATACATCTATTGAGGAGGGTATTCTATCATGAACACCAAGCAGATTAAACGTGTCTTTATACTAGGAATGGACGGAGCAGGGAACTTCATTCAGCATACGGACACGCCAAATATTGATGCATTCTTAAGTAACGGAGCCGTTACATATATGGCCCAGGCCCAATCGCCTACGATCAGTGCGGAATGCTGGGGCTCCATACTTCATGGCGTAGTTCCGGAGAAGCACGGATTAAATAATGAGATAGCTTCCACTCAGGCCTATCCTGCAAATTCCCCATATCCATCGATCTTTCGAATTGTGCGGGAAGCCCAACCTGAAGCCAAGCTTGCAGCCTTTTCTAGCTGGTCACCTATCATCAGCGGGATCATTGAGGAAGGGCTCGATGTTCACAAGGAAGCAATGCCGGACGATGAGCTCGTAGACGCTATCGAGACTTATATTCACAACAACAGCGACGTTAAGCTACTCTATATGCAGCTCGATGACCCAGACGCCTCTGGTCATAAATATGGCTATGGTCCTGATTCACCAAATTATCTCAAAGCTATTACCAAAATGGATGAGCTATTTGGACGCATACTGCGCGCAATTGAACAGCAAGGTCTGTTGGAGGACAGCCTCGTTATTCTCCTTACGGATCATGGCGGCGGTGGAGCTAATAAGCATGACCACGGCAGCGATCATCCAATGGACAAGAATGTATTCTGGGGCTGCGCTGGTCCTGGGGTAACTGCAGGTACTGTTCTTCCTGAGCTATTCATCGTAGATACTGCAGCAGTCGCACTTCATGCTCTTGGTTTTGAACTGCCTGCGAATTGGGATGGCAAATTTCCCGCTTCTTTGTTCAGCTAATCGTACGTACTTAGTAAGTTGGGAACTAGCTGCTCGTTTTTCGTCTAACGAAACTACAGAGCGCTATTTTCGCAGAAACAGCGGTGAAAATTTTTTAACGAAACACCATATCGTTATTCCGGGTAAATCCCGGCTTTGGGCCTCAAATTGGCTCCAATAGAGATACCCAGTTTCGTTAAAATTGGGGACAGTCCTTTTGGGCGCAAATAGCGATACCACGTTTCGTTAGCTGTTGCACGTTAGCAAAAGCGAAAAGGGAGGATTGTGCGGGATGAGAAAGCAGTTGCATTTCAAGGGGGATGGAACGTTCAAGATTGTTCAGTTCACGGACACGGAATTCTGTGAGCCGTGTGAGGAAGAAGCACGAATGAGTGCCATGATGCGGGCTATCCTTGAGGCAGAACGCCCGGACCTTGTAGTGTATACCGGAGATGTTATTGCCAGCAATAAGAGTCCTGACCCGGTACAGGCGTTCCGTGATGCTGTTGCGGTGCCGGAGGAACTGCAGATTCCTTGGGCAGCTGTATTCGGCAACCATGATTCCGAGGCGCCTGATTTCACACGAGAGCAGTTGCACAAGCTCCAGTTAGTGCATAAATTCTGTTACGCGAAGCCCGATCCGCCAGGTGTACACGGCTCAGGCAACTACGTGCTTGAGCTTCTGGATGGACATCATTTGCCTGCTGCAACACTTTATTTTCTCGACACAGGAAGCTATTCTCCCTTAGTGCATCACGGGGTAGGCTATTACGATTGGATAAGAAGAACTCAGATCGACTGGTATACAAGGACTTCCCATCAACTGACAGCAAATCATGGCGGATCACCACTGCCTTCGCTCGGATTCTTTCATATCCCACTGCCTGAATATAGTGATATTTGGGATTTCACCATATGCTATGGACAAAAGCTGGAGCGATTAATCTGCGCCCCACCATTGAATACAGGATTCTTCGCGGCTATGGTTGAGATGGGCGACATCATGGGTACCTTCGTCGGTCATGACCACGGCAACGACTTCTGGGGGACACTCCACGGAATACGTCTCTGTTACGGACGGACTACCCGGAACGCTTACTTGAATCAGCCGTTCGCTACTGGCGCTCGGGTGATTCAGTTAACGGAGGGACAGCGCAGCTTCGATACCTGGCTGCATCTTGAGGACGGGACGATCATCCGTGACCAGCCTAAGCATATGCCAGAGGGCCGTGCACCACAGATATCATTAAGCTAGAAGTTCTCAGTTCCACCAGGTGTATTCTCATAATAAAAAGGGGGTTATCTCTGTAGTAGACATTCTACCTACGAGATAACCCCTTTATTATGAGCCGTTAACGGATTTTTGCCTTGCGGAATCCCCCAATGACGCTGAGTGCACCGAACAACATAAAGAGGAAAATGCCTCCTCTAACAATGCCGGCTTTAAAACCCTCGACACTAACTGTAAACAAATCAGCCATATAAGCGATAAAGTCTGCATTGAAGAGATTCGGGTTGAGTAGGATGACGGTCATGATAAAAATACCTATCAGTTGAACTACCATATTAAATATCGCCAATCTCGTTGTCCATTGACCGACGATATATTTATACAAAGCTAAAGCGACCTCTAGTCCGGCCAGAATGAGTATAAGCGGCCAATATTGAAGCAGTACTTCTTGGTTAAACGTTGGATACTTCAGTAAAATCTCGTTCTCTGTTCTCAGATATACACCTACAAATACACCTACAAAATGAGCAGCATAGAAATATAGGCTTGCCCAGATCGTCGTCCATAGTAAGCTTCCAAATACATCAGCCTTAGAGATTGCTCTCTTCTTGGGAATATGAGCAAGCTTCTTCAAATCATCCGGCTTCCATTGTTTAAACTTGGAGGTGGGTAGCTCAGTCCCCTTATTCACATCTGCCCGCTCAATAATCGCAAAAAATTACCGTAATCCAGAAAAATGCCTGAGTAATTACTCCGAATGAGCCGACGATTCCTTCAACAATCAGATTCACAAAAGTATTGCTCATTGCATTCAATTCTTCACCGCCGCTATAATTGATCAGATGCTCAGCAACGGTAGAAATTACCGAGATAATGATGGCGATCGGTAATATTATCTTCAGTAATGAAACGTACATCTCATAATAACGTGGTCCAATCAAATGCATTGGCTGATCCAAATAGCCGCTGGCTAGCACGGCTGGGTTGCCCAGCTTCGCAAGAGCCTCCTTGATATCATCCTCGTTATAATCATCCGGTAGCATATCTTCGATCGTGGATCGCAGCTCCATCGATACATCGTCCCGATCCTTCTCCGGCAGTCGCCTAGTGACTTCCTGAATGTAAATATTAATCAGATCCATCGTCATCCCCCTCTTCTAATAAGTGATACAGTTCTTTCGAATTGCTCAACCACTCCTGCTTCAATTGCCTATAGATCTCAAATCCATATTCACTCAGCACATAATACTTACGCGGTCTGCTCTCGCTTGTATCCCAGCTGCTGGTGACCAGTTCCTGTTTCTCAAGCCTCCTTAGCAAGGGATACAACGTGCTCTGATCAATTCCA
The window above is part of the Paenibacillus lutimineralis genome. Proteins encoded here:
- a CDS encoding metallophosphoesterase family protein, translating into MRKQLHFKGDGTFKIVQFTDTEFCEPCEEEARMSAMMRAILEAERPDLVVYTGDVIASNKSPDPVQAFRDAVAVPEELQIPWAAVFGNHDSEAPDFTREQLHKLQLVHKFCYAKPDPPGVHGSGNYVLELLDGHHLPAATLYFLDTGSYSPLVHHGVGYYDWIRRTQIDWYTRTSHQLTANHGGSPLPSLGFFHIPLPEYSDIWDFTICYGQKLERLICAPPLNTGFFAAMVEMGDIMGTFVGHDHGNDFWGTLHGIRLCYGRTTRNAYLNQPFATGARVIQLTEGQRSFDTWLHLEDGTIIRDQPKHMPEGRAPQISLS
- a CDS encoding PadR family transcriptional regulator, producing MSTLLNSLITELRRGTLTLAVLSQLRTPQYGYSLVQLLEESGIGIDQSTLYPLLRRLEKQELVTSSWDTSESRPRKYYVLSEYGFEIYRQLKQEWLSNSKELYHLLEEGDDDGSD
- a CDS encoding alkaline phosphatase family protein, translated to MNTKQIKRVFILGMDGAGNFIQHTDTPNIDAFLSNGAVTYMAQAQSPTISAECWGSILHGVVPEKHGLNNEIASTQAYPANSPYPSIFRIVREAQPEAKLAAFSSWSPIISGIIEEGLDVHKEAMPDDELVDAIETYIHNNSDVKLLYMQLDDPDASGHKYGYGPDSPNYLKAITKMDELFGRILRAIEQQGLLEDSLVILLTDHGGGGANKHDHGSDHPMDKNVFWGCAGPGVTAGTVLPELFIVDTAAVALHALGFELPANWDGKFPASLFS
- a CDS encoding ABC transporter permease, with product MTVPGIIYLFINNYIPMYGVILAFKDYNYVDGIWGSAWSGLDNFKFLFNTEDAYIITRNTLLYNTVFILLNLILSVLIALLINEIKDKVISRFYQSTFLLPHIISMVVVAYLVFSFLNAENGLVNRLLFKWFSMDGISWYGEPKYWPYVLVIVNAWKNAGYLSIIYFASIIGIDKEYYEAATIDGASKWKQMTRITIPLIMPVIVTMTLLAVSTILRSDFGLFYQVPMNTGALIPTTQTIDTFVYRAMLQSGDIGMSTAAGFYQSVICFFLILIANAAVRRINKQSALF